The Bacteroidota bacterium genome has a segment encoding these proteins:
- a CDS encoding dihydroorotate dehydrogenase translates to MTDLRVDIGTCSFANPVLAASGTFGYGDECRDLVDANLLGGVITKSLSLEPRAGNPPGRIVETPSGMLNSIGLANIGVRRFIAEKLPFLRTLRTRVIANIAASSVDEYCAVLSALELEEGIHGYEINVSCPNVKDGGLSFGTSCEMTAEVTRRLRALTAKTLIIKLTPNVTRIADFARAAADAGADALSVINTLIGMAIDTETRKPSLSTVTGGLSGPAIKPVALAKVYEASQSVRIPVIGVGGIMNARDAIEFLLAGASAVQVGTANFVDPAAGVTIVEGLNEYCLRHRIGSVRELTGGLVAPEGLSVLQSWL, encoded by the coding sequence ATGACGGACTTGCGGGTCGACATCGGAACGTGCTCGTTCGCCAACCCGGTCCTGGCGGCATCCGGGACGTTCGGGTACGGAGACGAATGCCGGGACCTCGTCGATGCAAACCTCCTCGGAGGAGTAATCACAAAGTCCCTCTCGCTCGAGCCCCGCGCCGGGAACCCACCCGGCCGCATCGTCGAGACTCCCTCGGGGATGCTCAACTCGATCGGACTGGCGAATATCGGCGTACGCAGGTTCATCGCGGAGAAACTCCCGTTTCTCCGGACCCTCCGGACCAGGGTGATCGCAAACATCGCGGCAAGCAGCGTCGACGAGTACTGCGCCGTTCTGTCCGCGCTCGAACTCGAGGAGGGGATCCACGGATATGAAATCAACGTCTCGTGCCCCAATGTCAAGGACGGCGGACTCAGTTTTGGGACAAGCTGTGAGATGACGGCGGAGGTTACCCGGAGGCTCCGGGCGCTGACGGCAAAAACGCTCATCATCAAGCTGACTCCGAACGTCACACGCATCGCGGACTTTGCCCGCGCAGCCGCCGATGCCGGGGCGGACGCCCTTTCGGTCATCAACACGCTGATCGGGATGGCGATCGACACCGAAACCCGGAAGCCATCACTTTCCACGGTGACGGGCGGGCTCTCCGGTCCCGCGATCAAGCCGGTGGCTCTTGCAAAAGTCTACGAGGCCTCGCAATCCGTCCGGATCCCTGTGATCGGCGTGGGGGGAATCATGAACGCGCGGGATGCCATTGAGTTTCTGCTCGCAGGCGCTTCGGCCGTCCAGGTCGGGACTGCGAATTTCGTCGATCCAGCCGCGGGCGTCACAATCGTCGAAGGCCTGAACGAATACTGCCTCCGGCACCGGATCGGAAGCGTGCGCGAATTGACCGGGGGACTCGTCGCGCCCGAGGGACTCTCGGTCCTGCAAAGCTGGTTGTGA
- a CDS encoding dihydroorotate dehydrogenase electron transfer subunit, whose amino-acid sequence MIHSHSRLTARENPVSNIFVERYHSPEIASSVRPGQFVNIKVSGSDFPLLRRPFSVYHADGNEISIIFDVRGTGTEILASKQVGELVDLIGPLGASYSCEGGFRTALLVGGGLGVAPFPLAAKHLARSGKRIVTFLGAGTRGRIVSSFLDGAHLATDDGTSEFRGTVVDLLKMHLQRDNYDTPMIFGCGPNAMLKALSTLAEEFGIPCQVSLESPMACGVGLCQGCPVALAGDEKRYALICREGPVFDSKKVRIC is encoded by the coding sequence ATGATTCACTCTCATTCTCGCCTTACCGCTCGTGAGAATCCCGTCTCCAACATCTTCGTTGAGCGTTATCATTCCCCCGAAATTGCCTCCTCCGTACGACCCGGGCAATTTGTCAATATCAAAGTCAGCGGATCCGACTTTCCACTCCTGAGGAGGCCGTTCAGCGTCTATCACGCCGACGGGAACGAGATCAGCATCATCTTCGACGTGCGCGGGACCGGCACGGAAATCCTCGCTTCGAAGCAGGTGGGAGAGCTCGTCGATCTCATCGGTCCGCTGGGCGCGTCTTACAGTTGCGAGGGGGGCTTCAGAACTGCTCTCCTCGTGGGCGGCGGCCTTGGCGTCGCGCCATTCCCCCTTGCGGCGAAACACCTCGCCCGGAGCGGAAAGCGGATCGTAACCTTCCTGGGGGCTGGCACCCGGGGCCGGATTGTTTCCTCCTTCCTGGATGGGGCCCACCTTGCGACCGACGACGGAACCTCGGAGTTTCGGGGCACAGTCGTCGACCTCCTCAAAATGCATCTTCAACGCGACAACTATGATACGCCGATGATATTCGGTTGCGGTCCGAACGCCATGCTCAAGGCGCTGTCAACACTCGCGGAGGAATTCGGGATTCCGTGCCAAGTCTCGCTGGAAAGTCCCATGGCCTGCGGCGTCGGGCTCTGCCAGGGGTGCCCCGTAGCGCTGGCGGGGGATGAGAAGCGGTATGCTCTGATCTGCAGGGAAGGGCCGGTCTTCGACTCCAAGAAAGTGAGGATCTGCTAA